In the Bradyrhizobium guangzhouense genome, one interval contains:
- a CDS encoding sulfotransferase yields the protein MLSLERFRAMMEADPTLQERLNQPDDPASFIATTVSMARDHGIDLNALEVAAALESGRQIPASNHVRLPPRGWLPVRTQWHERALWLDWAYVGPEPFREPFFEQSVVRWCSKPFNRLFRYATPFDALTEAQPQHLQLAPSGFIFHMSRCGSTLVSQMLAASPRHVVISEAEPIDAVVQARRPSPDLTEDQQVAMLRTMVGALGQARSSEQQHLFVKLDSWHTLALPLFRRAFPDTPWIFLYREPVEILVSHSRRRGMHMVPGLLGDVFGEPPEAAPNLDAYCGHVLGRIGESALQNHAHGASLLVNYTGLPEAIWTDVLPHFGIHCSAADRAAMAHVGQYDAKTPDRPFAGDSIAKREAATPAIVRAASRLSALHARLEALRATMRDDRGIVEPARP from the coding sequence ATGCTGTCGCTCGAGCGCTTCCGCGCGATGATGGAAGCCGACCCGACGCTCCAGGAGCGTCTCAATCAACCCGACGATCCCGCTTCATTCATTGCGACCACCGTCTCAATGGCGCGAGACCATGGCATCGATCTCAATGCTTTGGAGGTCGCTGCGGCGCTCGAGAGTGGCCGGCAGATCCCGGCATCGAACCACGTCCGACTGCCCCCGCGTGGCTGGCTCCCGGTCCGGACACAATGGCACGAACGGGCGCTTTGGCTCGACTGGGCCTATGTCGGGCCCGAGCCGTTCCGGGAGCCGTTCTTCGAACAGAGTGTCGTCCGATGGTGCAGCAAGCCGTTCAACCGTCTGTTCCGGTATGCAACGCCGTTCGACGCGCTCACTGAGGCGCAGCCGCAGCATTTGCAGCTGGCGCCGAGCGGCTTCATCTTCCACATGTCCCGTTGCGGTTCGACGCTGGTGTCGCAGATGCTGGCGGCGAGCCCGCGCCACGTCGTCATCTCGGAAGCGGAGCCGATCGATGCGGTCGTGCAGGCGCGGCGCCCATCCCCCGATCTGACCGAAGACCAACAGGTTGCAATGCTGCGCACGATGGTCGGCGCGCTCGGCCAGGCGCGATCCAGTGAACAGCAGCATCTCTTCGTCAAGCTCGACAGCTGGCACACGCTCGCGCTGCCGCTGTTTCGTCGCGCCTTCCCCGATACGCCGTGGATTTTCCTGTATCGCGAGCCGGTCGAAATTCTGGTTTCGCATTCCAGGAGGCGCGGCATGCACATGGTGCCGGGATTGCTCGGCGATGTCTTCGGGGAGCCGCCAGAGGCAGCGCCAAATCTCGACGCTTATTGCGGGCATGTTCTCGGCCGGATTGGCGAGAGCGCTCTGCAGAACCATGCTCACGGCGCGAGCCTCTTGGTGAATTACACGGGTCTGCCGGAGGCCATCTGGACCGATGTGCTGCCGCATTTTGGCATCCACTGCAGCGCCGCCGACCGCGCCGCGATGGCCCATGTCGGCCAATACGACGCCAAGACCCCTGACCGGCCGTTCGCCGGCGATAGCATCGCCAAGCGCGAGGCGGCGACGCCGGCGATCGTGCGTGCGGCCAGCCGGCTCAGCGCCCTCCACGCCAGGCTCGAGGCGCTCCGCGCCACCATGCGTGACGATCGCGGGATCGTTGAGCCCGCACGACCATGA
- a CDS encoding aspartyl/asparaginyl beta-hydroxylase domain-containing protein — MDDDLKTAESRVEEDDTHQNAYHPEGQMQCPDRLRLPLSFDADQLAADLVRLSATRWIDHFVTQNYEGSWSVIPLRAPAGARHPVKMIYADPTATDFEDTPMLAECPYFRAVLSSLACPLQAVRLMRLTPGSVIREHTDLDLSFERGSVRLHIPVITNAGVEFDLNRRRVIMEAGSCWYLRLSDPHRVANRGETDRVHLVIDAAVNDWVASLFAAAMRE; from the coding sequence GTGGATGACGATTTGAAAACGGCGGAAAGCCGCGTCGAGGAGGATGACACGCATCAAAATGCGTATCATCCGGAAGGGCAGATGCAATGTCCCGACCGACTCCGGCTGCCCCTCTCTTTTGACGCCGACCAGCTCGCGGCGGATCTCGTTCGACTATCCGCCACGCGCTGGATCGACCATTTCGTCACGCAGAACTACGAGGGCAGTTGGAGCGTGATCCCGCTGCGGGCACCGGCCGGGGCACGCCATCCGGTCAAGATGATCTATGCCGATCCGACCGCGACTGATTTCGAGGACACGCCGATGCTGGCCGAGTGCCCGTATTTCCGCGCCGTCCTTTCGAGCCTCGCCTGTCCGCTGCAGGCGGTACGCCTCATGCGGCTCACGCCGGGCTCGGTTATCAGGGAACACACCGATCTCGATCTCAGCTTCGAGCGGGGCAGTGTACGCCTGCACATCCCTGTCATCACCAATGCCGGCGTGGAGTTCGACCTCAACCGGCGCCGGGTCATCATGGAAGCCGGCAGCTGCTGGTACCTGCGGCTGTCAGATCCGCACCGGGTCGCCAATCGCGGCGAGACCGACCGCGTCCACCTCGTGATCGACGCCGCTGTGAACGATTGGGTCGCATCGTTGTTTGCGGCGGCGATGCGAGAATAG
- a CDS encoding DUF6916 family protein: MTSSPQHEDFTPHLHKLFRFEGHHHPLRLAQIDVSDLPHSPELTHKPFTLVFHGPRQGVMPEGFYAAEVEDGPRFDLYVIPIHTRAPDRQDYQAVFN; the protein is encoded by the coding sequence ATGACGTCGTCGCCGCAGCACGAGGATTTCACGCCGCATCTGCACAAGCTTTTCCGGTTCGAGGGACACCATCATCCATTGCGCTTGGCCCAGATCGATGTGAGCGATCTGCCTCATTCGCCGGAGCTTACGCACAAGCCGTTCACGTTGGTCTTTCATGGCCCCCGACAGGGCGTCATGCCGGAGGGATTCTACGCGGCCGAGGTGGAGGATGGTCCTCGCTTCGATCTCTATGTCATTCCCATTCACACCAGAGCGCCGGACCGCCAGGACTATCAGGCCGTGTTCAACTGA
- a CDS encoding phage tail protein has translation MTDFFIGEIEMFGFNFAPKGWAQCNGQLLSIQQNQALFAVIGTAFGGNGTTNFALPDLRGRLPMGQGQGPGLSARTLGQAFGEENHTLLASETPGHNHFVNVISNPTAANASAPGPALYLSQTSFSGPLGAETDLYVVDSAPGNAMNPTAVGLTGGQPHSNQMPTIVLNYCICLSGIFPSRN, from the coding sequence ATGACTGATTTCTTTATCGGCGAGATCGAAATGTTCGGCTTTAACTTCGCGCCGAAGGGCTGGGCGCAGTGCAATGGCCAGCTTCTTTCGATTCAACAGAACCAGGCGCTGTTCGCGGTGATCGGGACGGCCTTTGGCGGCAACGGAACCACGAACTTCGCACTGCCCGACCTGCGCGGTCGCCTGCCGATGGGGCAAGGCCAAGGGCCCGGGCTGAGCGCAAGGACGTTGGGGCAAGCCTTCGGGGAGGAGAACCACACGCTCCTGGCGTCTGAAACGCCGGGGCACAATCATTTCGTCAACGTGATCTCGAACCCGACCGCTGCCAACGCCTCCGCGCCGGGCCCAGCCCTGTATTTGTCCCAGACGAGCTTTAGCGGCCCGCTTGGCGCGGAAACAGATCTGTATGTGGTGGACAGCGCCCCCGGCAACGCCATGAACCCAACGGCAGTCGGCTTGACCGGCGGCCAGCCGCACAGCAACCAGATGCCGACCATCGTCCTGAACTACTGCATCTGCCTGTCCGGAATTTTTCCGAGCCGAAATTAG
- a CDS encoding phage tail protein, which yields MQNPFVGQITLYPYNFAPKGWATCWGQILPISQYTALFSLIGTYFGGNGTSNFALPDLRGRVPLGMGQLAGGSDYVLGELSGIEGVNLSNGEMPAHTHLLNAINTPGTVADPSNAFLAEPFVGNRSGGSSGNPYNQGPPNTVLAPQTTIGLAGNNLPHNNIQPSLVLTPCIALVGVYPARN from the coding sequence ATGCAGAATCCTTTTGTAGGACAGATTACGCTCTATCCTTATAATTTTGCCCCCAAGGGTTGGGCCACGTGCTGGGGGCAGATCCTTCCGATTTCGCAGTACACCGCGCTGTTCTCGCTGATCGGGACCTATTTCGGCGGCAATGGGACGAGCAATTTTGCCCTGCCCGATCTTCGCGGCAGGGTCCCGCTGGGCATGGGCCAACTCGCTGGCGGCAGCGATTACGTGCTCGGCGAACTCAGCGGCATCGAGGGCGTCAATCTTTCGAACGGCGAAATGCCGGCGCATACCCACCTTCTCAATGCGATCAACACGCCGGGCACCGTCGCCGACCCTTCGAATGCCTTTCTTGCCGAACCCTTCGTCGGCAATCGAAGCGGCGGCAGCTCGGGAAATCCTTACAATCAGGGACCGCCCAACACCGTCCTGGCGCCGCAGACGACAATCGGACTCGCCGGCAACAACTTGCCGCACAACAACATTCAGCCCTCCTTGGTGCTGACACCCTGCATTGCGCTGGTCGGCGTGTACCCAGCTCGAAATTGA
- a CDS encoding phage tail protein, translating to MEPFVGQIILVGFNFAPYGWFLCQGQLVPIANYETLYALIGTTYGGDGQSTFALPDLRGRVPTHQGQLTGGSTYTIGERIGTEEVSLISNQVGQHKHQFKTSSQAANSITPGNTMALGVSKSGTPNSGIFVYGTSTPNTTLNPNSISSSGNSLPHENRQPYLAFNYIIAWAGIFPARN from the coding sequence ATGGAACCGTTCGTCGGCCAGATCATTCTGGTTGGCTTCAATTTCGCGCCATATGGCTGGTTCCTGTGTCAGGGCCAGCTCGTTCCGATCGCCAATTATGAGACGCTTTATGCGCTGATCGGCACGACCTATGGCGGCGACGGCCAGTCGACATTCGCATTGCCCGACCTGCGCGGCCGGGTGCCGACGCATCAGGGACAGCTCACCGGCGGCTCGACCTACACCATCGGGGAGCGCATCGGCACGGAAGAAGTCTCGCTGATATCAAATCAGGTCGGCCAGCATAAGCATCAGTTCAAGACATCCTCCCAGGCGGCGAATTCCATCACGCCCGGCAATACGATGGCGCTCGGCGTTTCCAAGTCTGGAACGCCCAACAGCGGCATTTTCGTCTATGGCACCAGTACGCCGAACACCACGCTCAATCCGAACTCGATCAGTTCGAGCGGCAACAGCCTTCCGCACGAAAACCGGCAGCCATATCTGGCTTTCAACTACATCATCGCCTGGGCCGGCATCTTTCCAGCCCGGAACTGA